In the Phaeobacter piscinae genome, GTAGCGCGTCAGCGGCACCATGGTGTCGCCATGGCCGCCCAGAACAAACGCGGTGACATCTTTCATGGAAACGTTGAATTCTTCCGCCAGGAAGTGGCGGAAGCGGGCGCTGTCCAGCACGCCGGCCATGCCGCAGACTTTCTCGTGGGGCAGGCCGGAGAACTCCCGCAGAGCCCAGACCATTGCATCCAGAGGGTTGGTGATGCAGATCACAAATGCCTCCGGTGCGTGGTCACGGATGCCCTCACCGACGGATTTCATGACCTTGAGGTTGATGCCCAGAAGGTCGTCGCGGCTCATGCCGGGCTTGCGCGGCACACCGGCCGTCACGATGCAGACGTCTGCACCAGCGATATCCTCGTAGGATTGGGTGCCCTTCAGTTTGGCGTCAAAGCCTTCGGAAGGACCGGATTCAGCGATGTCGAGCGCCTTGCCTTCGGGGGTGCCTTCGGCAATGTCGAACAGGACGACGTCGCCGAGTTCTTTCAGTGCTGCGAGGTGGGCAAGTGTGCCACCGATCTGACCTGCGCCAATCAGGGCGATTTTGGGTCGAGCCATTGGAATTTATCTCCGGTCCGGTTGTGATTGCCGGGAGGACTAAGCCGTTCCGTGGCGTGGCGCAAGATCCCTGCGCGGCGAAGGCCGATGTGCCGCAGACTGTTCAAATCGGACAGATGCGTTTAAAAAACCGACATATGAGGCACTTAGAGGGATTTCTCAGATGCCTGAGATTACAGTGATGTTTTTTCTGGTAGCGGTTTTAGCAATTACGTTTGCTGGTGTTTCCAAGGCCGGTTTTGGATCGGGCGCGGCCTTTGCGTCATCTTCGATTCTCGCTGTGATTGTGGAGCCCGGCGTGGCGCTTGCCTTTATGTTGCCTCTGTTGATGTTGATCGATGTCGCCTCGCTGCGGCCTTATTGGGGGCGCTGGCGGCTGCGGGAGTCGCTCTTGTTGATCCTCGGCGGTTTGCCTGGCGTTGCATTGGGGGCGGTGTTCTACAAATCCGTCGACGCCGATGCGATGCGGATATTGATTGGTGTCATCTCGGTCGCGTTTGTGGCCTGGCAGCTGTCCGGGCGGTTGAGGGCACGATTGACCAAGCCGCGCGAAAAGGCGGATGTGACCGGGATTGTGGCCGGCGTGGTTGCCGGGTTTACAAGTTTCGTAAGCCACGCTGGTGGGCCGCCGGCGGCTGTCTATCTGCTTGGACGCAATATGAGCAAAACAGAATACCAAGCCTCGACCGTATTGGTGTTCGGTATCCTGAATGCGGCAAAGTTCGTCCCCTATGCGATGCTGGGGATGGTGACGCCCGCGTCATTGACGCTGGATCTGATGTTGGCGCCCTTTGCCCTGCTTGGGGCTTGGATCGGGGTCCGCTTACATCACAGGGTATCTGAGCCGGTCTTTTTTGGTCTGACCTATGTGCTGTTGGTTACCACCGGGACGAAGCTGATTTGGGACGGGCT is a window encoding:
- the mdh gene encoding malate dehydrogenase, coding for MARPKIALIGAGQIGGTLAHLAALKELGDVVLFDIAEGTPEGKALDIAESGPSEGFDAKLKGTQSYEDIAGADVCIVTAGVPRKPGMSRDDLLGINLKVMKSVGEGIRDHAPEAFVICITNPLDAMVWALREFSGLPHEKVCGMAGVLDSARFRHFLAEEFNVSMKDVTAFVLGGHGDTMVPLTRYSTVAGIPLPDLVKMGWTSQEKLDAIVQRTRDGGAEIVGLLKTGSAFYAPATSAIEMAEAYLKDQKRVLPCAAYVDGALGLKGMYVGVPTVIGAGGIERVIDIKMTSDEQTMFDNSVNAVKGLVEACKGIDGSLA
- a CDS encoding sulfite exporter TauE/SafE family protein — encoded protein: MPEITVMFFLVAVLAITFAGVSKAGFGSGAAFASSSILAVIVEPGVALAFMLPLLMLIDVASLRPYWGRWRLRESLLLILGGLPGVALGAVFYKSVDADAMRILIGVISVAFVAWQLSGRLRARLTKPREKADVTGIVAGVVAGFTSFVSHAGGPPAAVYLLGRNMSKTEYQASTVLVFGILNAAKFVPYAMLGMVTPASLTLDLMLAPFALLGAWIGVRLHHRVSEPVFFGLTYVLLVTTGTKLIWDGLT